GCACGGAAATCAACTGCGGTTCCATACAAGCTCATCTATACTAGTTGTTCGCCTTTAAAATACATTCATTTCATTATGATGTCTCAACCTCTTTTAGGTTAAATAAGTACGGAAAAGGTAAAGGTAGCATTTCTATAACAAAAGCAGCAAAAGCTTGATATAAAAGCATTATCCGCTTGTATGTCCGTTTTATTTTGCAGTTTGTCCACCCCACCAACACAGCAAATTTCTGAATATACTTTTTTTAAGGTTTTCAATATTTTAGGAATTATAATAAAGAAGCAATAAATGAAAACATTATATTTGTGGTAAGAGGTGAAGGGACATCATGTATAGAGCAATTGCTATTATAGCGGGTTCTGTGTTAATTGGATTTGCATACAATTGGTTTTTAATCCCCCATAAAGTGCTAAGCAGCGGAATTAGCGGTATTGCTATGATTATAGGAATTTTAACGCCTGCAAGCACGGGAACAATGAATTTTTTGTTGAATTTACCCCTTTTAATTATTGGTTTTATGAAGTTAGGAAAGCGGTTTGTTTTACATACGCTGCTGTCCGTTGTGGCTTTATCAATTGCTTTATACGTGATTCCCTTGAGAGCTGTTAGTACAGATCCTATTCTGTCAGCTGTTTTTGGAGGAGTTTTAACTGGAATTGGCGTAGGGTTTGTTTTTCGTCAGTCAGCTTCGACAGGTGGATTTGATATTATTGCGATGCTTCTTACGCATAAAAAAGAATTTCCGCTTGGCGCTATATTATCAGCGATGAATGCCGTGGTCGTATTTGTTTCAGGTTTCTTTGTGAATTGGGACGCGGCTTTATATACGATGCTTTCGATTTTCGTCACAGGAAAAGTAGTGGATGCGATTCATACTCGCCACATTAAGCTCACGTTAACCATTATTACGAGAAAAGGCGAAGAAATGAAGCAGCAGCTTCTTACGAATTTGGTGCGCGGTGTGACGTTAATGAACGGTGAAGGAGCTTATTCAAGAGAAGACCGTAAAATATTAATGACGGTGATTTCACGCTATGAGCTTGCAAACCTCAAGCAGTTAATTCAATCTGTGGATCCTGAAGCTTTCGTAAATATTACGGAAACGGTAGAAGTAATGGGGCTGTTTCGACGGGATGCCTATTAATATATTTGTTATTTCAGCGCCGATTTATGATAAATAGCCATTTTTATAGTATAAAAGTTATAAAAAAAGCCTTAAGAGTAGTTCTTGAGGCTTTTTTTGCGTAAAATATGAGTAAGAAAATATCGTGTATGAAAAGTATAAAAAAGGGAATTTGATAGAGTACATAAAATATTGACATCAAAAAGGAGAGACTATATGACGGTAGAATATCAGTTAACGAAAAAGAAATATTACGAAACGTTTATGCAAGAAAATGAAAATCAGCCGCCTGTAAAAGTCCTTGGACACGCTTATTACGAAGAGCAGCAAAAAGAGTGGTACGACTTATCGCTCATTCGCTTAGCTCAGGGAGAAGTGTACTTCCACAATCAAGATTTTGAATCCGCGATTTTTAAGTGGGAGAATGTAAATGGCGAGTTTAAGCTGTGGGCGAAGAAAAATACAGCCGACGCACATTATGAATTGGGGTTGTCTACGCTCGCTGAAGAGCTTTACCTATCTATCGAAACGGATTCAAAAGTATTAAAAGCTGAAATAGCGCTAAAGCTGTTTTCGCTTTATACGGACCATAACAATATTGAACGAGCTTATGAAGTTATTAACGAGCTGGTTGCTTCTCAGCCGGATTATCCAAACGTCACGGCGATTGCGCGAAGATTTTATGAAGAGCAAGAAGATTTTAATAGCGCAGTGGAGCTTGCAGTAGATGAGTGTATTCGAACAGAATCGCTGAATTGGTTTGCGGTATTAAAGACTTACGTAGATAAAGGATATACAGCAAACTTTATCCCTAACTATTTTTATCAAGTGATGATTTCATTTTACAAAGTGGACCAAGTATATTTCAAACAGCTTGTCTCAGCTTTATGGAAACAATATAAGAGTCAGCCTCCTTATCTTGCTTGGATTAAAACCATCAATGATATTTTCTTGAATATTGAAGTGGGTCTCTATGATTATTGGCAAGAGATTTCAACTCTTTATCAAGAGACGTACACTGACTTAATGGAAAGTGATCATTCTGTAAAGGAATTACATGAAGTCATTCCGAACGTATTAACAAACTGGCTTAAAATTACTAATAAGTCACGTGCGTTATTTCCGTCTGCGGCCGTGCTTTCATGGAATGAAAAGTTTCCGTCAACTATTGATACCATTACAATCGAAAATGCAGGCAGATTAATTTTTGAGGCGCGTAACGACATTGATGGTCTTGAATATCACTACAAGCTTTGCCATGGCATTATTAAATGGGCTAATGAAAATGGTTTAGAAGTGGGGCACACCTTTAAATGGTGGGTAGACTTTTTATTAGATGCTCATACGACACACTTATTAATTACAGGAACAAATGCTGCAACGTCTTCATTTGTGGGATCGATTACAGAAGAAAAGGTACCGCAAAATCATGAAACAACCTTTGTGTTCATTCATGATGAAGAAGAATCTATCCAGCAAATCGCTGATCAAGAAATCATTCCGATGGAAACGATTGACGGAGCGGAGCAATCTTCTCACCAGGCGCTTGTAGAAGTGAAAAAACCTTTTGCGTTCCTTGATAAGCATAATTGTTCATGCATTGTTACGCCAAGCTTTACAGAACAAGAGGCGCGTGAGCAGGATGCATTTAAATATGCTCCTTTAGCAGATGGTTTACTGTTTGTGCTTGATGCAAAAGAATCGCTGCTTGATGAAGAAAGAGAATTATTGCTGGAGATTAAAGAATATGCGCCAAATACGCCAGTTCATTTTGTCATCAACAATATGGACAGTCTTTATAATCAAGCAACGATTGAGCGAATTACAAAAGAATTTGAAGCAAGCATTGGAGCGGATTTCCCGCAGGCTCATGTATTAGCCTATACGCCTCACTACGTATCGAGTCAGCACCACGGAGACTTGGCTCAGTTTATTAAAGCTAATTTCTATTACGATCCAAACGACGTTGGAGTAGAAGAGCGTGCGCGCAGACTGCTGTTCTTCATTCAAAATATGCTAAAGAGCTTAGTGGAAAAGAGAAATCACACAGAAAATCATTTGATTGAAAGTATTAAATGGAACGAAGATATGCTTGTGCGATTAAATGGCTTCTTGCATCGAGTGGATGACTTAGAACAAGAAAAAGCGAGTAGTATTGTTTCAGCTTATCATGGCATCAAAGAGGATATCAGCAAAAAGCTAAAAAATAAAATTCCTCGTTTACTCAAAAAGTCTTCAGAATTAGTGAAGGAAGACAGTGATTTTAGTACAGTTCATATTGAACTGAATAAACAAATGAATATGCGCGTGGAAGAGCACTTGCAGCAAGATGTTCTACCTAAGTTCCGCATTTCTTTAAAGGACTGGATTGCTACATCAAATGAAGAGCTGATTGCGAGTCAAGTAGATATTGAAGAAGTAGCAGAGTCATTAAATAAGATGTACAATGAGCAAAAATTAACGTTAGCCTGCGATTTTAAAGTGCTGGACGACTGGCGCCGCGACGTTAATCGTATGGCTAATCGGGTTCAGCTGGATGAAGAAAATATTTTACTTCGCGTTAATCCAACGCAGCTTTTGTTAAAAGGAGCAGGAAAACTGTTTTCTTCCATTCTTCAAAATCAAACGCTACTTTATAATCAATATAAAAAGTACATTGAAAGTCAAGACTATCAAGATATCACAGAATCTATGCTGGCAAAGTTTTTTATGCAATTTAATTTATTTGAGAAAAATTTAGAAGTTGATATTGAACTATTCTTTGAAAAGCCAAAAGAGGTTCTAAAAGAAACGATTGAAGAAACACAGGCGCATATTAATGAAAATCAAGACGTATTAAGTCATATGAAAGCCAATCCTGAAGCTTACTATGATCCGTTAACATTATTCCAGCTTCGCTTGCGTCAGTATGAGTTAATGGTTAAAGCTACAGAAGAAGTACACTATAACGTCTAAAAGGTGGAGCAGGATGTATTTAACGATAAAAGAAGCAGCAGAGTATCTATCTTTTCCTGAAGAATATGTACAGAAATTGATTCAAGAAGGAAAAGTAAGGGCTATATTTGATGGTGAAAACTACTTATTAAATAAAGAGCAGTTTAACACTCATTTAGAGCAAATGGAAAAGTATAAAAAACAAATTGAAGAATACCTAAATGAGCCAATCCCTGAAGATATGGACGTAAAAGATGAAGATTGAAGGCCGAAGCAGAAAACAGATGTTTTCTGCTTTTTCTTTTGGAGTGAAAGTGTTAAAAAAGGTAAGATATGAAAGAAATGTCGAAAAAAGTTGGAATTTCGTTAAAGATGTAGTCTTTTTAGATGCTTTTTTTATATAATGAAAGTATGCTAAACAAAAAGGAGAAGGTCTATGCAACGATCAAGACAGTTAAGGCTGATTTTATTGCTTGCCCTGATTGTTGTCGCTTCGTTTTTAATTATTATTGTTTCGAAAACACAAGGGATTATAAGTCAGCAAACGACAAAAAAAGTAGAAAACACAAGCGTTGCAATTCTCACCTCTGATGTACTGACAGATCAAAGCTGGGGCAGTCTAGCTTATAAAGGAAAAATCAACATCGAGCAGAAGTACCCCGTTTCGGCTCAAGTTATTAGCGAAGTAAATACGAACCAAAAAATGAAGGAAGCTGCTGAAAAAGTTATTCAAAATGGAACAAAAGTCGTAATTGGACATGGAAGAGAATTTTCTACCGTTTTTACAGAACTCGCTCCTAAGTATCCTCATGTTCATTTCGTCACCATTCACGGTACTTCACGTTATAAAAACCAAACTGTATATACATTTGATCAAACAAAAATAGAGTATCTGGCAGGCACGGCAGCTGCCATGAAGACACGAACGAAAAAAATTGGATTAATTGATGCATTTGAAGCACGCGAAAAAAATCCAGGGTTTGAAAAAGGCCTAAAAGCGTCTGATTCCTCAATTGCTTTTTATTATCGAGTGGTAAACAGCCGAGACGATGGAGCAAAAGCAGTAAAGCTGCTCCGTGAGTTAAAAGATGAAGGCGTCGATATCGTCTATGCTAAAGGAAATTCATATAATCAAGAAGTGATTCAAGAAGCGAAAAAACAAAAAATGTACGTAATAGGATATTTAGATGATCAGGCGTATATGGGGAGGCCTGTTATTTTAACAAGTGTGATAAATGATGTTCCTCAAGCTTACAACGCGATTATGAAAGACTATTTTAGTAAAAAGGGCCTTCGATCTAGAGAAGTCAAACTTGATGCCCGGGATGGTGTTTATAAGCTTGCGCCTTTTGGACCAATGTACAGTAAACAAGAAAAACAAATATTATATTCGAAAGTTAGAATGTCTACACAGCCGAAGTAACTATGAAAAAGAAAGAGATGATTATGAATCAATTATTTCGCAACATGTCATTCCGTAGCCAAATATTAACGATTCTTCTTTTGATTACATTCATGTTAAGCGGGTTCTCTTTAGTTTTAGTGCATGCCATTGATAAAATGAATCATGTAAGCAACGAAATTAAAGATGAAGATGTTCCTCAAATGGTGTGGCTTTCTTATTGGGAAGAGCAGCTGAACATAAAAGAATACATTGTGAAAAATAATCTAAAGAACCCCACTGTCTCTTTGATAGAAGAATATCAATCATATGATACACGAGTTATTGAAGACAATGAAAAGTATAAGCAGCCTGTGCCAAAATCGTTGATTCCACTGAAGGAAAAAATTGAGCTGCTTGATTTCAAGATTTCTAATAACGTGCAGGGACTGCTGAAGTACGGAGATATAGAGGGAGCAAAAGAGTATCTTAAGAGAAATTATTTGCCGGATCTGCATCAGATAAAAAAAGATATTAATAGTTCAAAAGAAGAGACGGTTGATTCACTTGATACACTATCAGATACACTGTCTGTCATTATTAAAGATTCATTAATTTTACTATTAATTTTAACAGTAAGTGCTATTGTGGCTTCTCTTTATGTTTCTTATCGTATGAGTGCAAGCCTTACGAAACCAATTGAACAAATGATTGAAAAAGTGAATGACATTGCAGACGGAGAATACGGTCTTGTTCTTCAAGACACAAAGCAAATCGAGCTGAAGCAGCTTTCGGCTTCTATCAATCAAATGTCGGTTAGTTTAGAAGATTCATTTTGGAAAATCATTAAAGATAAAGCATATCGCCAGCAGATCTTAAATTCACTGCCTGTTGGAATTATCACAATAGAAGATGAGACAAATAGTATATTTGCTAATACCTCAGCAAAACAGTTTTTAGATCTCGATGAAAAGGATATTTGCCGGTATATGAAGGAATGTCCTGAATATAATACTGAATTTTGGAGCATGTTGAATTCGGGAGAAATTCACGAAAATAAAAAAGTATTATTTGGAACGAAAGAGACGTGCTATTGCTTTTTAGCCTCTCAAACGCAGCTGTTTAATGAGAAGAACGAAAGCATTGGAAGGATTTTTTATTTCATTGATATATCGGATACCGAAGAATTAGAAAAGCGAATGCATCAGTCTGAGAAACTTGCCTTGGTTGGAGAAGTGGCAGCCGGAGCTGCTCATGAGATTCGTAATCCTCTTGCCGTGATTCATGGATTTATATCTCTTATGAATCAGTCTCTTTCTGATGAGGAGAAAAAGCGTTTTTACCTGCCTCTGCTTATGAAAGAACTAGAGAGGATTAATTACATCATTGAAGAAATGCTGTTGTTATCAAAGCCTGGGACTCCGGTGATGAAAAAAGTCAGCATGCAGGATATTATTAATGAGTTATTGCCTTTGATTACTCACTCAAGCAAATTTACAGAAAAAGATAAGCTTATTTTCGATGTGAAATTGCAGCCGCATGTATTAAAGGTAGATGAAAAACAAATCAAACAAGTTCTTCATAATTTAATTCGAAACAGTATGGAAGCCATGGATGGAGAAGGAGTCATTACAATCTACTCGCAGGTTCATGAAGATAGCTACTGTCTATACATTGAAGATACTGGAAAAGGTATTCCGGTTCATATGCAGCAGTCGCTGTACCAGCCTTTTTCCACTTCGAAGGATAGTGGCACAGGTCTTGGCCTGCCCATTGCTCAACGTATTCTAGAAAGCCACGGAGGACAGATTAAATTATTATCTACTTCTTCCCGCGGCACAGTTTTTGTTATTAAATTTCCTCTACATTAAGAAAACAGCCTCAAAAGGGCTGTTTTTTAATGTGCTGTTAAAATAAGAGGACCGTTTTTCGTAATCGCAAGCGTATGTTCAAATTGAGCGGATAATTTACCGTCTGTTGTACGAGCAGTCCAACCGTTTTTATCCATTTTAGAATGCCATGTACCAGCGTTTACCATTGGCTCAATCGTAATAACCATACCTTCTTTTAAACGTGTACCTTTGCCGGCTTTTCCGTAGTGAAGAATTGTAGGCGCTTCGTGCATGGTATTTCCAATTCCATGTCCTGTGAAGTCGCGTACGACAGAGAACTTTTCGCCTTCTACATAGCTTTGAATAGCGTGGCCGATGTCACCTGTACGGTTTCCTGGCTGTGCTTGCTCGATTCCTTTTAAAAGCGCTTCGTATGTAACATCTACTAGACGCTGTGCTTCGTCTGAAATGTCTCCAACGGTATGAGTCCATGCGGAATCTGCTAAGCCTCCGTTTAAATTTACAACCATATCAATGGTTACAATATCCCCGTCTTTTAACGGTTTAGTTGTTGGGAAACCGTGGCAAATTTCATCATTTAAAGAAGCGCACGTTGCATATTGATATCCTTTGTATCCTTTTTGTTCCGGCGTTGCTCCGTGCTTTGCTAAGTACTCTTCAACAAATTTATCAATTTGCATTGTTGTTATGCCTGGTTTGATCATTTTAGCGATTTCTTTATGACAAGAAGCTAATAGTTTACCTGCTTCGTGCATTAAATTAATTTCGCGTTCACTTTTTAATGTGATCATTGTTGTTCACTCCTTTTTTGATGTAACTTTACGAAAAAAGTTGAGCAGCAGTTATAGCGATGAAAGTCGACTATTCATCAGTCGATTCTTCTTTATTTAAAAATCTAAGAAATACAGGAACCGTCTGCTATGGGGCGATATAAAATCATCCTTAATCATAACGCCCAATGGTAGGAAAATGCAAGATGCAGGCTTAAAAAGGAAGGGTTTGACGATAGGCATGTAGGGAAAACTGATAAATGAACGTTGAATTGGAGCATTCTCTATAACAAATGCGGTATGATATAGTAAAATAAATGAAACGAAACAATTCTTTAGGAGGGGTATAGGAAAATGAGTGAACATGGAAAATTTATTGGATTTGCAGGTACATATACAAAAGCAGGCAGTGAAGGTGTCTATACATTTACGTTAGATACGAAGGCTAAAAAGATTGTAGAAGTAAAAGCCGTGGCTAAAATTGAAAACCCTACATACTTAAATGCAAGCAAAGACAACGAACATCTTTATACAGTTATTAAAGAAGGAGAAAAAGGCGGAGTAGCTGCTTTTAAGGTTGATCCAAACACGGGTCAACTAAAGTTTGTAAACAAACAGCTGCTAGACGGCGCGCCTCCTTGCTATGTTTCAGTGAATGAAGATAATACGCTTGTTTTATCTGCTAACTTTCATAAAGGGAGCGTTGAGACGTATTCTGTTAATGAAGAAACAGGAGAAATTGAATATGTAGCATCCGTAGTGGAACATCCTCATTCAGACCTCAAAAAAGGACAAAAAGGAAAACCACACGTACACTATGCCGATTTTACTCCTGGAGAAAAGCACGTGGCCGTTGTGGACCTAGGTATTGATGAAATTGTGACATATGAAGTGGAAGAGAATAAATTGAAGGAAGTCAACAGCCTTTCTACATCTGTTGGTTCGGGCCCTAGACATTTAACGTTCCATCCAAATGGCCGCTATGCGTATGCAATGACAGAATTCAGCTCCGAAGTTTTATTTTTAACGTATGACGAAAGCACAGGAAGCTTTACTCAACAACAAGCTACTTTAGCAATTCCGGCTGATTTTACAGAAAATAATCAAGGGAGTGCGATCCACATTTCTTCAGACGGCCGCTTTGTCTATGCAGGAAATCGCGGACATAACTCGATTGCAACATTCAAAGTAGACCAGGATTCTGGACAGTTAACATTCGTAGAATGGACAGGCACTGAAGGCGACTGGCCGCGCGATTTTGTTTTAGATCCAACCGAACAATTTATTGTGGCGTCTAATCAAGAAACAGGAAACTTGGTGCTGTTTGAAAGAGACCAAGAAAGTGGAAAGCTAACGCTTCTTCAATCTAACGTTACGGTTCCAGAAGCTGTATGCGTAAAATTCCTCCACTATAAGTAATTGATGTAGAAAGCCAGACCTGATCCAAAAACAATCAGGTCTGGCTTTCTAAACCTGAGCGGCTGTCACTCCCCTTTCGGGGTTAGTGCCATCCGCATAGGTGAACCTTTGAGGGAATAGTCAGGTAGTGCGCATTCCTAAGCGTCATTTATGATCCCAATTTTTGAAATGAGCATAATCTATATATGGAAGAAAAGCCCTTTTGGAGGGCTTTTTTTTCTGGGGTTGTAGTAGAATGAAGAGAGAACGCATGAAGGGCTGAGGTGATAAGTGTGGAAAATATATGTGAGTATCCAATTGTACAAGCTCCTATGGCAGGAGGAGTTTCGACGCCTAAACTAGCTGCAGCTGTATCTAATAGCGGAGGGCTAGGGTTTTTAGCCGCGGGATATAAAAGTGCGCGTGAATTGGAGCAGGAAATTATAGAGATGCACTCACTTACGAAAAAACCTTTTGGAGTAAATCTGTTTGTTCCGACAAATGAAAAAGTAGCAGTTGATGCACTTGATTGTTATCAAAAAGAATTGTCAAAAGCCGCTGGATATTTGGAGTGTCAAGTTGGCATACCAAAGAATGATGATGATGAATGGGGTGCCAAGCTCGACATCATTCAAAAACATCGAGTACCTGCTGTGAGCTTTACATTTGGGTGCCCGGATCGAGAGATTGTAGCAAGCTTAAAGGGAATTGGAAGTCATATTTTCGTTACGATTACAACACCTCAAGAAGCCGAAGTGGCTTTGAGAGCAGGAGCAGATGCGCTGTGCTTGCAAGGAATTGAAGCCGGCGGCCATCGGTCTACTTTTTTAGAGAGTTCGGTGGACTTTTCGCTTATAAATTTGCTGAAAGAAGTCCGTCTAATCACTAAAAAGCCATTAATTGCTGCGGGAGGCTTGATGACGGGGTCTGACATCAAACGTGTATTACAAGAAGGAGCTTCTGCCGCTCAGTTAGGTACGGCTTTTATTTGTTGTCCAGAAAGCGGAGCGAGTGCTCTTCATAAAGAAAGCATTCTTCAAAAGCGTTTTAATGAAACAGGTGTTACAAGAGCTTTTACAGGGAAACGTGCTAGAGGATTTGTGAATGCCTTTTTTATTTCCTATGATAAATCAGCACCATCCGCTTACCCTCATATTCATTACATGACAAAGCCTATTCGAACAAAAGCTACACAAATGAATAATCCAGAGTACACTTCTTTGTGGGCAGGAACTGGATTTACGCTGGCAAAAGAACTGCCTGCACATC
The genomic region above belongs to Priestia megaterium and contains:
- a CDS encoding YitT family protein — encoded protein: MYRAIAIIAGSVLIGFAYNWFLIPHKVLSSGISGIAMIIGILTPASTGTMNFLLNLPLLIIGFMKLGKRFVLHTLLSVVALSIALYVIPLRAVSTDPILSAVFGGVLTGIGVGFVFRQSASTGGFDIIAMLLTHKKEFPLGAILSAMNAVVVFVSGFFVNWDAALYTMLSIFVTGKVVDAIHTRHIKLTLTIITRKGEEMKQQLLTNLVRGVTLMNGEGAYSREDRKILMTVISRYELANLKQLIQSVDPEAFVNITETVEVMGLFRRDAY
- a CDS encoding GTPase domain-containing protein; the encoded protein is MTVEYQLTKKKYYETFMQENENQPPVKVLGHAYYEEQQKEWYDLSLIRLAQGEVYFHNQDFESAIFKWENVNGEFKLWAKKNTADAHYELGLSTLAEELYLSIETDSKVLKAEIALKLFSLYTDHNNIERAYEVINELVASQPDYPNVTAIARRFYEEQEDFNSAVELAVDECIRTESLNWFAVLKTYVDKGYTANFIPNYFYQVMISFYKVDQVYFKQLVSALWKQYKSQPPYLAWIKTINDIFLNIEVGLYDYWQEISTLYQETYTDLMESDHSVKELHEVIPNVLTNWLKITNKSRALFPSAAVLSWNEKFPSTIDTITIENAGRLIFEARNDIDGLEYHYKLCHGIIKWANENGLEVGHTFKWWVDFLLDAHTTHLLITGTNAATSSFVGSITEEKVPQNHETTFVFIHDEEESIQQIADQEIIPMETIDGAEQSSHQALVEVKKPFAFLDKHNCSCIVTPSFTEQEAREQDAFKYAPLADGLLFVLDAKESLLDEERELLLEIKEYAPNTPVHFVINNMDSLYNQATIERITKEFEASIGADFPQAHVLAYTPHYVSSQHHGDLAQFIKANFYYDPNDVGVEERARRLLFFIQNMLKSLVEKRNHTENHLIESIKWNEDMLVRLNGFLHRVDDLEQEKASSIVSAYHGIKEDISKKLKNKIPRLLKKSSELVKEDSDFSTVHIELNKQMNMRVEEHLQQDVLPKFRISLKDWIATSNEELIASQVDIEEVAESLNKMYNEQKLTLACDFKVLDDWRRDVNRMANRVQLDEENILLRVNPTQLLLKGAGKLFSSILQNQTLLYNQYKKYIESQDYQDITESMLAKFFMQFNLFEKNLEVDIELFFEKPKEVLKETIEETQAHINENQDVLSHMKANPEAYYDPLTLFQLRLRQYELMVKATEEVHYNV
- a CDS encoding helix-turn-helix domain-containing protein translates to MYLTIKEAAEYLSFPEEYVQKLIQEGKVRAIFDGENYLLNKEQFNTHLEQMEKYKKQIEEYLNEPIPEDMDVKDED
- a CDS encoding BMP family ABC transporter substrate-binding protein; this encodes MQRSRQLRLILLLALIVVASFLIIIVSKTQGIISQQTTKKVENTSVAILTSDVLTDQSWGSLAYKGKINIEQKYPVSAQVISEVNTNQKMKEAAEKVIQNGTKVVIGHGREFSTVFTELAPKYPHVHFVTIHGTSRYKNQTVYTFDQTKIEYLAGTAAAMKTRTKKIGLIDAFEAREKNPGFEKGLKASDSSIAFYYRVVNSRDDGAKAVKLLRELKDEGVDIVYAKGNSYNQEVIQEAKKQKMYVIGYLDDQAYMGRPVILTSVINDVPQAYNAIMKDYFSKKGLRSREVKLDARDGVYKLAPFGPMYSKQEKQILYSKVRMSTQPK
- a CDS encoding ATP-binding protein; the encoded protein is MNQLFRNMSFRSQILTILLLITFMLSGFSLVLVHAIDKMNHVSNEIKDEDVPQMVWLSYWEEQLNIKEYIVKNNLKNPTVSLIEEYQSYDTRVIEDNEKYKQPVPKSLIPLKEKIELLDFKISNNVQGLLKYGDIEGAKEYLKRNYLPDLHQIKKDINSSKEETVDSLDTLSDTLSVIIKDSLILLLILTVSAIVASLYVSYRMSASLTKPIEQMIEKVNDIADGEYGLVLQDTKQIELKQLSASINQMSVSLEDSFWKIIKDKAYRQQILNSLPVGIITIEDETNSIFANTSAKQFLDLDEKDICRYMKECPEYNTEFWSMLNSGEIHENKKVLFGTKETCYCFLASQTQLFNEKNESIGRIFYFIDISDTEELEKRMHQSEKLALVGEVAAGAAHEIRNPLAVIHGFISLMNQSLSDEEKKRFYLPLLMKELERINYIIEEMLLLSKPGTPVMKKVSMQDIINELLPLITHSSKFTEKDKLIFDVKLQPHVLKVDEKQIKQVLHNLIRNSMEAMDGEGVITIYSQVHEDSYCLYIEDTGKGIPVHMQQSLYQPFSTSKDSGTGLGLPIAQRILESHGGQIKLLSTSSRGTVFVIKFPLH
- the map gene encoding type I methionyl aminopeptidase, producing MITLKSEREINLMHEAGKLLASCHKEIAKMIKPGITTMQIDKFVEEYLAKHGATPEQKGYKGYQYATCASLNDEICHGFPTTKPLKDGDIVTIDMVVNLNGGLADSAWTHTVGDISDEAQRLVDVTYEALLKGIEQAQPGNRTGDIGHAIQSYVEGEKFSVVRDFTGHGIGNTMHEAPTILHYGKAGKGTRLKEGMVITIEPMVNAGTWHSKMDKNGWTARTTDGKLSAQFEHTLAITKNGPLILTAH
- a CDS encoding lactonase family protein is translated as MSEHGKFIGFAGTYTKAGSEGVYTFTLDTKAKKIVEVKAVAKIENPTYLNASKDNEHLYTVIKEGEKGGVAAFKVDPNTGQLKFVNKQLLDGAPPCYVSVNEDNTLVLSANFHKGSVETYSVNEETGEIEYVASVVEHPHSDLKKGQKGKPHVHYADFTPGEKHVAVVDLGIDEIVTYEVEENKLKEVNSLSTSVGSGPRHLTFHPNGRYAYAMTEFSSEVLFLTYDESTGSFTQQQATLAIPADFTENNQGSAIHISSDGRFVYAGNRGHNSIATFKVDQDSGQLTFVEWTGTEGDWPRDFVLDPTEQFIVASNQETGNLVLFERDQESGKLTLLQSNVTVPEAVCVKFLHYK
- a CDS encoding nitronate monooxygenase, yielding MENICEYPIVQAPMAGGVSTPKLAAAVSNSGGLGFLAAGYKSARELEQEIIEMHSLTKKPFGVNLFVPTNEKVAVDALDCYQKELSKAAGYLECQVGIPKNDDDEWGAKLDIIQKHRVPAVSFTFGCPDREIVASLKGIGSHIFVTITTPQEAEVALRAGADALCLQGIEAGGHRSTFLESSVDFSLINLLKEVRLITKKPLIAAGGLMTGSDIKRVLQEGASAAQLGTAFICCPESGASALHKESILQKRFNETGVTRAFTGKRARGFVNAFFISYDKSAPSAYPHIHYMTKPIRTKATQMNNPEYTSLWAGTGFTLAKELPAHLIVEELVQELNE